tgtggttctccGGCCGCACTAGAGCTCATTTCGAGGGTGTTATGAGCTCAGGCTGCTGTCTGCTGATAACGCAGTGACTCCAGCACAGGACACAGGGATAGAGCTTAAAGTGTTATTCCACACCAGATGAATGAAAGCAAACTATATCAAAGAAACATGCAGGACTCTGTGTTCAGCGGCGGCTCGTGAGCAGATAGTGCAGTGATGCAGTGGAGGCTGATGAAATGTGCGTCTGAAGATGCGTGGTGCAGCTCCTGCCATGATTCCTCTCCGAGACACACGTTATATaagcatgttgtgtgtgtgtgtgtgtgtgtgtgtgtgtcctctgggCTGCGTGTTTGTTTCTGAGCTCTGAGAGCGCTGAGGGAACGGCACACGAGACGCACGCACAGATGTGACACTCTCACAGTGTTTGGATTGTGATTGGAGACGGTGACCTTTGAACCCTGTCGCTCAGTGTTCCTGTCACACCTTCACACTGTATCTAATCAAACAGGAGTGTGAGGATGGATGCTTACTGTTCTGTCTTAAGCTTCTCCATCACATCCTTGTTTAACATTGATTCATGTGGCAGATTTTTGGATTCAGCGCAGATTTTATGAGTTCATACCTTCTCTGGAAATGAAAGCACTGCTGTATGCTGTCCAGTCGGGTGATATTTAGGTAAATGTTTTGGGTAAATGTCAGTGTTTCATTGATCAACACACAACAGAACAGACTCTACATCTATCACGAACAAATATAGTGAACGTGTGTTGTTCTGACcggctcactcacacacacacacacacacacacacattatctgaCTCATTTCACCGCGGTATGCTGAGATCATCAGTCTATTGTAAACAAGGCTGGACAATCACACGAGTTCCTCCTCAGCTCAGCGTCGTCACATTCAAGCGACTGAAACATTCAAACATAACTAGTGTTCAGCACTTGAACTAGAAAAATTATGGCAAATATTGAGGCCTAAGtgggtgaagaaaaaaaatattatgtaaaaaaaaatatatatatatttcactatttaatcttttttgttaaaaaataagaacaaagaaacaaattacaaatacacataataaacGAACAAAACAAACGTTGCTTTATTTTTCAGGTACAGTCGGTGAATTTAGCAGCAGGATTCAAGaaactgaatgaacaaatatctaaaaataaaactagaTACACTTCACTGGATAAATCATACTTTGATTCTTATTAAAgatcttcagtcaagagcagtgagtgattttctctgtgtttagttgttttattaacattaataagGAACGTTTATCCAAAACTGTTTTTCTCCTGTTCTAtcgaagtcagtggggaccagctaatgtttggttcttcaaaagatcttctttacaagaaataaatgaatacaggTTTATAGACAACATGAGAGAGAGGAAATAATGAGAGGATTTAAATGTTTGCGTGAGCTGTCCCTTTAATGACAAGCGGCAGCATGTTTAGCATTATTAGAccgctgtccctttaagagctaCACTCATCTAATACACAGACATGCATCCGTTTCTCTCTCAGCCGTTTACTTTTAGACTTTAGCACATGCCAGAACAGCATCTGAATGAAGTGTTTAACCGGCAAgactttaaagcacatgcaaatgatGTCATTTTGTGATTGTGAATAAGTGCAATGTCCCGAGAGTGTATCTGATCAACATCTGATGTTGATGTATGTGGTGCTGTACAGTATCTTGAGACGGATAGATACTACCCTCTTTCTGACCTTTCTGACCTCCTGACctctggtgtgtgtttgtgtgtgttcctcaGGCATGACCTGTCAGGCGCGCAGCTCGTATGTGGCCAGCGAGATCAAGTGGGGCTACCGCTTCACCCCCGTCCTGACCCTGGAGGACGGTTTCTACGAGGTCGACTACAACAGCTTCCACGACATCTACGAGACCAACACTCCCAGCTGCAGCGCGCGAGAGCTGGCGGAGATGACGGCGCGCTCTCGTCTTCCTCTGACCTGGTCAGTGTCCAGCAGACTGAGCGCACAGGGCCTGAGGAGCAGCGAGGACGAGGAGCTGCTGGAGAGGAACGGAGACCTCGCCAACATGGAGAGCGAGTCCAAAGTGTAGgagcacacacacatctctcctcgcctctgcgcCGCCGGACGCTCagctgaggtcagaggtcagaggtcagctcaGGAAAGCGCCCCGAGGCGGGACACGGACCCCATCTCTCACGCTTCTCTTTCTCTCGCCCGAAGGATGAGCTCGGGTGACTGCATGGTTCCCGAAACCAGTTTTTTCTTAAAGATAAGAAatgatattttcagatttttaattCAAAGATAAAacctatatatgtatatgaatatatatatagatctattCTAGggcatttgtattttttgtatatatctgTTGGGTTGTTTGATACGACACAGAGTCGTGTATTTTGCCTTCTGGGACAGCGACAGACATATTTCTCCGCGCATGTACAGACGGTCCTGTAGTGGACTGACTCTGATGGACATAGTCTCAGTCCTGTAGACCGTACTCACAGACTCACAGGAGATGTGTTCGGATGCAGAAGAGGACGGCCATGCACTCGTGCTGCAGGGGATTGTGGGgctgatgatggtgtgtgtgtgtgtgtgtgtgtgtgtgtgtaaacatgcaTGTGTGCTCCAATAACCTTCTGTACCCTCATCATCCCGGAGCTTTCTCTGCTTTAACTCATACTCATGACTGGATGAAGAACTGCAGATGGACCTGAGACGTCTGCGAGCGTTCGTTTGCGTGAGTCTctcttctgtgtttgtttgtgttcgtTTGGTCGAACAGAAGCAGTAGATCTGAGTTTGACCACGAGACACACGAGACCAAAGAGCCGAACCCTCACATCACTAACGATTACAGCGCGTGAACCCTACCGATGTATTTCATTTCACGCAGATGTCAACGGGGCTGTCGCTCTGCATTTCTAATCAAAAACATCCGAGAGAGATTTATTGACAGATAATAGTGTagtgtgaaaagaacagtgatctgactttaactctttccccgccagtgtttttgatcattttcatGACCCcagattattttattgtatgaacATGCAGTGCATCGAAATAAAGAACAGAGCCTCTCCTTTAAACAACCTCCATGCCTCCATGTGTAACAGCGAAAGCAGCAGAATCTGACATCACTATACGCGTCATTTTATTTCACtgtaacaatatatttatatcacaatatagttatttttgctttaaataaggtcTTTATGATATCAATATTTTTGTTACCATAGAAATGTCATAAATCTTGTCACCAGTGTCAGTTCTCTCAGACGGCGCACACCTATTAAAATCAGTTGTTTTTAACCCTCAGTGCTCGAGACGCCCCCCCGATTCCATCAGTGGCAGTGAAAGAGTTAAAGGATGTGTACTGTGTGTGCAGCATCAGCAGCTAACAGAGAACGCTCTCTCAAAGTTACATTCTTACAGCGTCGTTAACAGAAtgatctggtctttaataatgtgcACAAAAACCTTATAATACATCATTCATggaacattttatttctgaaaagatttagtttgacttttttttgctACTTGTTTCAGAGAACATTCACAAGTAACGTTCCcctaatgtttgcaaaatgataaaatactatatattccTATTTAATATTTGCATAATCAAGAAAAAAcgtttttgaaacatttaaaaaagcaaattttCAACATGTAAAAAGCACTgagaaataacattttcataacttcATGGGAACATTGGcaaaaataaacttcttttttctctcttttttcaaactagatttaatatattaaacatatcTGTAAACCAGATCCTGAATGTTCAGAATGACACGCTAACATGTCTGAAAGTAAACAGCAGAGcacactgtatcccacaatgcactgtgaTGAAGCTGTGTTTGGATCAGGCTCGCAGCAGATTGAATTATAAACACAGAatgagcagtttaattgagtAACTGTGAGGTGATGTGACAGCAGTGATGACCGTTTGACCATCGATGAGTCCAGCCTCGTTTTCATTCTCGTCCAATCAAATACATCACCGTCCAGATCCTGTGCAAACCTTTCACCTCACaggagtttatatctcaaaataaaatatttttatcagaCTTTTGAGTTTTATATCTCAGTTTTAGGACTTTATTTCTAAGAATTGCACATTTGTGTCTCAACATTTTTCTCCAAATTGTTTgtttatatctcaaaatgtgGACTCGTTTTCTCACTGTTGTGGGTTTTTCCCCTATATTGTTAGTTTATTACTCAAAATTTTGTGAATTTACAATAAATCCCCAAATTCTGACTTGTTTCCCTCACAATGGTGAGTTTCTACATCCTAATTCTCATGAGTGTGACTAAAGTAGCTCCCTTAGTGATATTTTCTTCTgcggcagaaacaagcttccccAGGTTTCTCCTGTGACGGGGTTCAGATGCTGATGAATGAACCGCTGGATGAAGAACCAGACCGAGCTCTTTCTGAGAGTCCTTCAGTAATCCTCCGTAAAGACTGGAACATTCTGCGCTCCGTACGTTTGATGAAGTGCCCTTTAAAACACCCTGCGGATATATGAAGCCATTCAAACATCACATCAGATCCACCGGGACGTCCTTTCACTCCAGAAATATGAAATCAggaatatgaacattttaatgtcTTCAGATCCTTCTCTAAAGATTATTTCACAAGCCATAATATGGTGCATTATACACAGTGTTTATTCAGATTTAACACAGTCATTCTGATTTTCTTGTTGATTTAGATAATTACTCTGTGTCACAAGAAGCTCATTAATAAACCATATCTAAATATTCACTGTCTGTGTGAATGAGGAAACGGTGTTTATTGTTCAGTGAGAATGAATCAACTGAATCGAGTGAGTTTGATTCTTCAGCTCTTTGCTTTCTGTGTGATTCGTGTCTAATGTAATCTTCTGATACAGCGATTATCAGTCTGATGCTTCACTGATTACACTGACATGATTTATTATAATCACAATCTCTTACAGGAGTCCAGCTCACAGAAGAGTCTCTCAAAGTGATGAACAAACCTCTTCCACCAACAGTAATATAGTGTTTGTTCAGCTTTATCTGACCTTCAATAATGTTCTCGAAACGTTagctcaaaaacattatttatacattgttcatttaatgtgttttctgaaacattttagcTGGATGTTCATCTAATGGTTTTAAAAGTTAGTTATTtcagaacattcagagaacattcaactctaacatttccataatgtttgcaaaatgatcaaatgcaACGTTCCCTTAACATTAGAAAACCAATTtaactgtttattaataatatggaAAACATCGTTAGATTAGGCCTACATGATTCTTAAttccaaaatgaaatatttgcagataGCAAGTTCAGATTCGTGAAACAATTTCTGAAAGTAAGGTGCTTCGTGACGTCATGTCAAAGAATTGTTTGTTTGGTTCATCACTCGTACTGAGTTGCGGGTGCGCGCACTCGGGAACACGCCCACCTCTCGGCGCGTGCGCGTCTTCCCCCGTGTGCGGGAGCGCGCGCTCAGTGTGGAAGATGCTGCCGGTGAGTTCAGACGCGGATCGGATGCTCGGGTAAGAGTTTCTGCTCAGTTCCTCTGTGTTTTTCACATCTTTAGAGTCTTCAGTGTGAGTGACTCGCTCTTTTATGTTCTGATAGTTGTCCTGTGATATGGAGACCCTGGGATCGTTCAACAAGAGAGATCCAATTAAATAAAGTAACTCATTTTAATGACTTTGGTCTCTGTGTTTATCGATATGTTGATCTGAGAGTGCAGAAGTTACACCATCTGAGCTGTTCACCCGTGTTCCTGTGTTCTTCAGGTGGTTTCTGGAGGTTTGAGGCGAGTTCAGACTTCTGAAGATGTTTTCCAGCATCCTGTGAGGTCTGATGCTCTTCCTTTCATTCATAAGTCTAACACTTAAACATTCTTCGGATGTTTATAAATACCCAGTTAACAAGAATATTTTCTAGGAAAGGATATGTTCTAGGAACGTTTTGCTAACGTTCCCATAAAGTTGTGAAGACTTTTATTCTTATGGGAACGTTATTTTTTCATCTTGCAAACATTGTGGGAACGTTAGATTCTTAAACAAGTAGTAACATTTCAAAAACGTTAAAAGACAttaaatgtgcaaataaaatgtttcagaaataagaccagggttgccaggtctttgATACAAAACTTCCATATTTACAAATCGTGTTTTTCCAGAGATTCCCTCTCCATTAAAATAGTGTTCCCTGGAGATCAGTTCATAAACATCCCAGGAGTATCCAGATTCAGCTGTAAAACCgtggacctggcaaccctgaataAAACATCccagaaataatgtttttgtgctatcATTATTAAAAACCTGATAACTTTGAACAAATGTTTGTTCAtaataactttgagagaactttGCCAGATTGTTAGCTTAAGTTTCACaaacgttccctgttagctgggtgtCACtagcatcgtgtgtgtgtgtgtgtgtgttccatccGCAGGCTGTTTCTGCCCAGGTCCAGGATGCAGGAGTATCTGTCTCGTCTGGGCCGGACGGTTCTGGACAGTTTCCCCGTTCAGGCCACACTGCACTTTTACAACGATGAAGACTCCAGCtctgaggaggatgaggatgaagcAGACGCTCATTAACCTTCTCAGATCCACACGTCTATAACATGAACTCACTAGTGAGCTGAGAGCCAAGCGTGCGGCCGTCAGGAAGCTGAACACTGTTTAGGAAACACGGCGTGTGAATGGAGATGGGAGACACGGCGGTGTGTTTCAGGAAGTGTTGTGGATCCACAGGAACAGGAGCATCACACGAGACGAGCAGAGATCCAGCGccatcaaacacaaacacacctttGATCCCAGGACGATCCTTCACGTCTGGGAacgtctttaaagggatagttcaccgcaAATGAAACTGTCATTCTCTGGCACTCAGGATGCTCCTTTtttactgtggaagtcaatggggaccaatattcttcaaaatatctgtttATGTATGTAAAAGAAACTTATGCAATTTTGTAACaacttgagtaaatgatgacaactttatttttatgtgaactgtccctttaattgtttcatttgtatgttattgctttatttctgttgaaatctaaacacaaataaaaacaagaatgCTCAATATGCttccatttattaataattataacatcatgaaactgactttaaaaactgaattttgtagaacttaaatgttgaaattgTTTAAGTTAAAGTAACAGAAAATATGCTGCCATGACTTATCAGATCATTTATTACTGTGTCAATGCTTTATTAAAAGCCACTTTTTTCTAAACTTTGGGAAGCTAGTACCTCTGTGGGACGACGGTGGGGTCACGGGGTCACAGGTTAAACGGTGAGTGGCCACCTGACACCCGTCTGTTTGCTCATGTGATGATGGCAGATAGTGAGATGACCGTTTCACTTCTAGTctgaggtcacagaggtcacggtcTGACCCCAAACCACATCAGGAGTGGTGTTTGAGAAAGACTCGGTGTCTTGAGCACTGGGCTTTATTAAAGCGGGTCACGAGTCACCTGACGGTCAGATCTCTGATGGATCTGATCACCTGAACCCTGAGCAAACACATCTCTGCACGCCAGATCCAGGTAAGAGATGTGGTTTATTTCACTGATGGGAATCTCTCCGTCCTGATCCTCGTCCACACACTGACTCTTGGCAGACTGATCTGAACAAATGAACAAGAAATCCTTTGGCTTAACAATAACATTTCTCTAATAACAAGAAcaaatcaataattcatatttgaattttagaaaagtcatttttataaaattaaagtaaaacagATGACATATTAAAGACTAGGATGCGGTTTATTTTAACACTTTAGACCAAAACGAAGACGAATAGTCAGGGCTATAGACAGACTCTCTTTCACAATTACAAAAAGAGCAAATTCACATCCTTTCATCTGTAATCTAACGCAGCGCTCTGCGGAAGCACTAGAGGGCGCCAGAGACGACTGTGATTTCGCGGGCGAACACTGGAGGGCGGGAGTGACGTGCTCGTGCTCGTGCTCGTGCTGCAGTTCACGCGCGAAAGAAACCAACGACAGAAACCAGGAAACAATCAAACTGCGCTTTGCCCCAAAACAGGTAATAAACACCGTGAATCATATTCATAACACCACGGGATGTCGCACTGTTAGAGAAGAGCTCAGGCGTTTGAGCGACAGCGGCGTTTCAGATAAACGTCTAAACGTTCATTATTTCAGGTAAACATCTGCAAAGCGTCGCGGCACACACGCGTCGCGTTTAACATCCTGGAGTTCATCCGTTTCACCCGTTTAATCATTAAACTCATTaattctcgtgtgtgtgtgtgtgtgttgaaagcgAGGCCTGACTGTTCGCGAGCTCCTCAGGCGCTTCTGACGACAAACATTCACATAAGAAGAACCCAGGAAGCTGaggagaactgtgtgtgtgtgtgtgtgtgtgtgaaagagagaaagtgtgtgtctgtgtgagaagagagagaaaaagagtgtgtgtgtgtgagagagagagagagactgtttgtgtgtgtgtgtgtgtatcatatcaggacacaactctgtataatgacatgggtatgacacaggtattacaaggagagggtgacttatgaggacataacccatgtccacatttttcaaaacacttataaatcatacagaatgagtttttttgagaaagtaaaaatgcacaaagtttcctgtgagggttagggttaggtgtagggttggtgaaggatgatagaatatacagtttctacagaataaaaaccattacacctatgggatgaacacactttacacaaaaacaaacgtgtgtgtgtcagagagagagagagagagaaagtgtgtgtgtgtgagagagagagaacacgtATGATCAGCTGCACATGTATGTTAGCAGTGTAAGTGTCATGATTTGATGTAAGAGTAGCAAACCTCTTTTggtgtgtctgaataaatgtgatCTGGTCCAGAATCTGAAgctcttgtgttgtgtttgtgtggtttcaGGATGTCAGACTCTGAAGACTCGGATCTGGAGGAAGGACAGGATGTGATGCGACACCAAACCAAGATTGTGAGTATGATTCGGCCTGTGCTGACCACTCCCATGATCCTCTGTGTCCTCCCATGATCCTCTGTGTCCTCCCGCAGGTCTATCAGGGTCAGTTCCCGTACATCCACATCGAGCCGCCCGGTGAGTGACCACAGCTCTGTGTAGTGTTGGTGGTCAGCGCTGCAGGTGATTCAGTGTAGATGTGTTTGACAGAGGTCATCTACGAGCGCTGGAGCAGGATCAAGCCCGAGGTGAAGAAGCACGTGGGTCATCTGATGCATGTGTCTGTGTTCTGGTGGCCCATCCTCCTGAGACAGCAGGACAATCACCCCACCACCTTCTGGGCCGTGGAGATGGGCTTCCTGGACTCCAAGTGAGTGTCTTCAGGAAACTGTCACATCTGACCGTAGGGCTGGACCATGAGGCCAAAAAATCATATCCTGGTATTTTTTGGCTGAAATGTGTTAATTCAACGttacttaattaaaaaacatattttgttagtCCTTGGCTGATCACATGCCTGGTGATTAGTAATAAGCAGATAATGTACAATCATACCATTCAACATTTCTGCATGAAAAACCACCTCAGTTTAAAAGTAATTGGTTTTGGTTGTCTGTGTTTCAGTGTGTCGAATGATCTGAGTCTGAACAGGCTGAAGAAGATCGAGATCCTGGAAAGCATTCTGGATGCCATGGAGAGAGGCGTACGTATCCGTCCTGATGAGCGTTCCCTGATCCTTCAGGTCACTCTGGTCTGATGctttgtcttgttttgttcagCTGTCTCAGCCGGTCATGGAGACGAAAGCCCGAGCCGTGGTGTCCCTGAGCAGATTGTTTTCCATGGTACGTTACTGCGGGAGGTGTTTGTGTCGGGTCTGTTTTCTGACACGCTTCTGTCTGTCTGCAGGAGGAAGATTGTTTGGCTGAAGCCATCGGCTGGCTGCTGGACTCCGGCGCTCCGGACATCCGTAAGAAGCTGCTGGATCTGGGATCAGTGGAGATCCGCTACCGGACGCTTTGCTTCATCTTCAACGAGTGTGAGTTTCATTTCCAGAGATGTCCTGACGGCACGAGAGATGTAggaaaccgaaaccgaaacatttttgttactgaaaaaaagataagagatacatttttatatatacacaggaAATCAAAATAAGCGAGCAATTTCATAATGCATCACCAAATCACTGATGCGCTGTGAGGATAATAAAAGATTAGGCTGTTTTCTTACTCCTCACTGAATATCAATATTATCTTTCTCTCATAAGTGGATAAATCTAGCAATAACATGGACCCCTTATGTTAGCAAATGACAAAATTAACACGTTAAATGAGATcagttaatgaaaatgaaaaatatgcagttaatcacaaaaaagtgtgtaaaaaaaaatcaatctattgacagccctaatttttatacatgtatataatttaaatcaaaattatgaaaattaactaaaatgaatgtCAAACTGAAATGATGAAATTTATAGCAAATATTACATTAAGCTCGTACAGCAGATCGGACTGATCCGGGGTCTGTGCTGTCTCACTGATGAACCTCTGCTCCACAGACTCACGATATCTTCAGGTGACTTCATGCAGTAAGAAGAAGGCCATCCAGGAGCTGAAAACAGAGCCGGACCCGTGGACCTTTTCAGTGAGAGTCTTTAAGATCGAATAACAcgtttgttttcttatttaacaCACTGCATTCTTAGGATCAGTAACATGATTGACTGTGGATACGGAACAGAAATAACAATCTTTTTCATCTTACTACTCCATTCTGCGTTTAGAAAAGTGAAGAAATGAAGAACAAAGGAAATGAGCAGTTTCAGAAAAGGAAATATGATCTGGCGTTGAAGTGGTACAGTAAAGCCATTAAATACCAGTAAGTGACAGAAGAAGCTCCCTGCTTTAATTCCCAGTCCACCTCAGGTTCCCATCTTCTTTCCTTTCTGTGTTTCAGCCCGAGCAACCACATCCTGTACGGGAACAGAGCGCTCTGCTACATTCGCTCGGAGAAATATCTGTGAGTATCAGATAATCACAATATTCACAAACGTGATTGATTGGTGACACTGACTGTGGGACGGTTTTCAGGAAAGCACTTGGAGATGGAAAGAGAGCCGTTATATTACAGCCAGACTGGGCCAAGGTGAGTACTGATCACTGAAcacatcttcatcctcatcatctcTGTGTCAGACGCTGGAGAAGGTTGCA
This genomic stretch from Carassius gibelio isolate Cgi1373 ecotype wild population from Czech Republic chromosome B21, carGib1.2-hapl.c, whole genome shotgun sequence harbors:
- the ripply3 gene encoding protein ripply3, which translates into the protein MSKNCLFGSSLVLSCGCAHSGTRPPLGACASSPVCGSARSVWKMLPVSSDADRMLGCPVIWRPWDRSTREIQLNKVVSGGLRRVQTSEDVFQHPVRLFLPRSRMQEYLSRLGRTVLDSFPVQATLHFYNDEDSSSEEDEDEADAH